The Bacteroidota bacterium genome contains the following window.
GCTATTGACCTCTCAGTATTTGGCGGCACAACTCCCTATCAATTTAACTGGTCGAACATTTCTTCTTCTGAAGATCTTCTGAACATCGCTGCTGGCAACTATTTCATTACAATTACAGATACAAATAATTGTTTTGAAATAGATTCAGTATTTATTAGTGAACCAAACGAATTGACAATTACTGAAACTATTGTTGATGTACTATGCTATAATGATTCAACAGGATCAATAAGTTTAACTGTAGGTGGAGGAACGAACCCATATTCATATTTATGGTCGAACAGTGTTACATCTCAGGATAATAATCAGTTGCCATATGGGCAATATTTTGTTACAATAACAGACCAACACACTTGTACATTGATTAATAGTTTTAATATTATCCAGCCATTATCTGCACTTTCATTAGAATTGGATAGTGTCGATGTTTTATGTTTCGGAGATACTACAGGATGCACAAATGTTTCAGCTTATGGAGGAACAAGTGCATACTCATATTTATGGTCGAATGGAGTAACTTTAACAAATATTTGCAACTTAAATGCTGGTTGGTATTCTGTAACTGTAGAAGATTTTAATCAATGTAATATCATTGATAGTATAATCGTAAATCAGCCCCAATTCCCTATTTCTAGCACAATTACAACAGTCAACGTGAATTGTTTTGGAGATACAACTGGTTCAATTGATTTATCGGTATTTGGCGGAACTTCTGCATACAGTTTCGTTTGGTCTGAAAGTTCAACAACTGAAGACATTGATTCTCTATTGGCTGGCATATATTATGTAACTATTACGGATGCAAATATGTGTAATTTAGTAAGTAATGTAAATATTACTGAACCAATATCCGGTTTGAACTTAGAATTAGATAGTACCGATGTTGATTGTTATGGGAACTTTACCGGAGCTATAGATTTAACAATTAGTGGAGCAACTCCAGGATATTCCTATATTTGGTCGACAGGCTCAACAAATCAAGACATCAATAATCTTCAAGCAAATTCATATGTAGTTATTGTAACAGATGCTAATAATTGTATAGAAATAGACAGTATTATCGTAGTTGAACCAACAGAATTAACAATTGATGATTCGATTGTGCATATTGGATGTTATGGAGATACAAGTGGTTCCATCAATTTACAAATATATGGTGGAAACCCAGGATATTCAATAGAATGGAGCAACTCTTTAACAACCAACCAAATTGTAAATCTAAGCAATGGTACTTATTTGGTTACAATAACCGATACAAAATTTTGCACATTAACTGATTCATTTATTGTGAATCAGCCATTGTCAGAACTACTTGCTACTACAGACACAGCTATTGATGTATTATGTTTTGGCGATTCAACAGGTTCAATCAATATATTTCCTTTAGGTGGAACCTCACCTTATTTTTATAATTGGTCGAATACAGAAACAACACAAAATATTTCGAATTTAAATGTGGGTAATTACCAACTCACAATAACAGATAATAATGGTTGTGTCTTTAATTACAATGATACAATTAACCAACCTGATTCAATTGAAATAATTATTAATAATATTACAAACGTTTTCTGTTTTGGCGATTCTACAGGTTCAATTGAAATATCTGTTTCTGGTGGTATTGCCGGATATACATATATATGGAACAATGGAGCTACAACAGAAGATATAAACGATTTAATCAACAATACATATTCGGTAATAGTAAGCGATCAAAATGATTGTTTAATGTATGATACATTTATTGTTACGCAAACTATGGATATTATTATTATTTCATTGGACGATATAATTGATGTTGATTGCTATAACCAATTTACAGGTTCAATAGACATTTCAGTAACTGGAGGTACACCGGCATATTCCTATTTATGGTCAAACAATTCTTCTTCTCAAGACTTAAATGGACTTGGCTTTGGAGAATTTATATTAACTGTTACAGATGCATTCGATTGCGAAATGTTAGACACTTTCTATATACAACAACCTGAAAGTGCTGTATCATTGACCATTGATAACATTGAAGATGTTAAATGTTATTCAGAAAATACAGGTTTTATTGATATTCAATGCCAAGGAGGAACACCGGGATATTCGTACAATTGGTCAAATAGTTCTAGCAACGAAGATATTAGCAATCTATACGCTGGACAATATTTTCTCACTGTTCTCGATAATAATAATTGTACTTTAATAGACACATTTACTATTAGCCAACCATATGCTCTAATGATGGAAGCAAGTGTTTCAAGCTATAGCGGATATGGTGTGAAATGCTTTAACGACTCGAATGGAATGATTGAGATTAACACTTTTAATGGTACTTCACCCTACTCTTTCGAGTGGTCAAACGGCTCAACAAACGAAGATATTTACAATCTTTTTGAAGGAAATTATTCAATAACAATTTCAGATTTCTATAATTGTGAAATAGATACTACAATTAAAATAACCGAACCAAATCCTATAGATGTAGTTTACAGTACGCAAGAATCATATTGCCCTGACTCTCACGATGGCTTAATTTCAATTAATATTGCCGGAGGAATTGAACCATATTCATATTTATGGTCGAATAATAAAACAACTGAAGAAATATCAAATCTATATGCAGGCAATTATTCAATTGTGGTTTCCGATTCAAATCAATGTACCTATTATGAAGAGTTTGATTTGCAAAATTTGTATGACGCTTGCATTTTCATTCCAAATGTAATTACACCAAATGGAGATGGAGCGAATGACAAGTGGGAAATTAGAGGTTCGCACCTATACCCAAATATTGAAGTAGAATTATATAATAGGTGGGGACAGTTGATTTGGAAATCTGAAAAAGGATATAATAATAAATGGAATGGAACATCTGATGGACAACCAGTCCCGATAAATGCCTACTGGTATGTGGTAAAGCTTGGCGGAAATATTGAACCAATAGTAGGACATGTTTCTGTGTTAAGGTAAAAGTGTATTGAAAAAATATTTATAAAATGAAATAAAATTATAAAGAAGTTGCTAATGTTTTCATTTTCAATTTCTAAAAAACAAAAATGAAGTTATATAAAATATTCATATTATTATTTTTAGTTTCGATTACTGCTAAATCTCAGCAACTGCCGATGTATAGTCAGTTTCTTACAAACAGTTTTGCATATAATCCGGCTGTTACAGGAAGCGATAATTTTTCCGCAATCAGATTAACATCCCGAATGCAATGGATTGGAATAAAAGACGCACCAAAAACCACAACTCTAAGTATGCACTCAAGAATAGGAAGAACCAATTTCTATAATAACACAGGCAGAGTAAGAAACACCACTAAATTTAATAAAAAAGGAGATGTTGTAAAAACAAAGAAAATAAGCTTTAAAGGACAAGAAGCCATTGGTGCAATGATATTTACAGACAAAAATGGGCCATTCACAAGATCAGGCATTTTATTGACCGGCGCATATCATTTCGAATTCAAAAGATTTAGAAATAGAAAAAATCAAGCAACAAAATTTGCAGTTGGATTAGGCCTCTCATTATTCCAATTTCGATTAAACGAAGAAGATTTTCAGCCTTTTACAATTGATGACCAAGCCTTAACTTACGGTATCGAAAGCTCAATGATACCAGACCTAAACTTGGGATTTTATTTTTATAATTCCGAATACTTTATTGGATATTCTATTGCAAATATGATCGAAGCAAAAGTAAAACTTGGTGGCAATCATTATGGAGTGAACGAAATTGTCAAACATAATTACCTTTCTGCCGGATACAAATACAATATTAAAAGAGATTTAGATATTCAATCATCAATTCTGATTAAATCTACAAGTTACTCGGCCTCACAAGTTGATTTTAATATAAAAATGTTTTTGAAAAAAATACAATTCGGACTTTCATATCGAAACAATGGAGATCTGGCTTCAATTTTTTCAATAAAATATGGTCTTTATTTCTTTGGTTATTCCTATGATTTTTCATTCAAAAATATGACATCTTACAGTTTTGGCACCCACGAAATTGTACTTGGATATAACCTCGAAGAAAGCCTTTTTAGAGGAAAATAAGTACGGTTTTAGCATTTTGCATCCATTTTCTTCTATAAATTTTAATAATTCTATTTGGCTAAGACTTTGCCACTAAACAAATTGACCAAAGCAAGCGAAGTTATTTTGTGCGATAACAAGGCAAAAAACACAGGCATAACCATAGTTACGACGAGTATTTTTAACGAAGTTTGCGTGCAAATGATCAATCTTGAAATGCAAGTTATTTCTTAGCAATGCATAGATTCAAAACTTCCACACAAATAAAATATATTACATGAATCTTAAAAAAAAATGGCGAACGTTGACAAATATTTGATTTTTTACTCTTTATTTGTAGCTAAATTTATTCTTAATTAATTTTTGCGTAAACAATTGGTTTTATGGCAGTTATAAATATTATCGGACAAATTTTAATTCTAATCGGGTCCTTAGGCTTATTCCTTTTCGGAATGAAATTGATGAGCGAATCGCTTCAGAAAGTTGCTGGGAGCAGAATGAGGAATATTCTTGCTTCAATGACAGCAAACCGATTTAGAGGAATATTTACAGGATTTTTTGTAACCACGGCAATTC
Protein-coding sequences here:
- a CDS encoding T9SS type B sorting domain-containing protein yields the protein SSAYNYLWSNGETSEDISGLSAGLYNVTVSDNDGCTASGNYSVSQPSLLTIAIDTSNNVLCHGGSTGMINLLVSGGTSPFSYLWSNNYTTDQISLLPAGSYICTVTDSNACIDSITVIITEPDSMNITVTISNVSCNAGSDGSININILGGTSPYSYIWSNGQTIEDISNLSAGNYDITITDNNLCVLTASFVIIEPLQALAGIYSQVNVACQGDSTGSIDLTITGGTLPYNYLWSNGQTVEDINNLPTGIYNFTITDANACSYSDMVNISEPEFPLSLQIDTLNVDCYNDSTGSITLNVSGGTTPYQYLWSDGQTVSMISGIPVGNYFVTITDTNLCTIVDSITITGPDSALSSSLQIVNIDCYGDSTGAINLSVYGGTTPYSYLWSNGETSQDISNIPAGNYSITITDRNLCLLIIDTIVSESLEIILSLNSTDVLCFGDSTGSIDLTVSGGSSPYSYLWTSGQTTEDISNLPANFYGVTVTDIFGCSSEIPIFIFQPSNPISYTIATTDLNCYNDFTGAIDLSVFGGTTPYQFNWSNISSSEDLLNIAAGNYFITITDTNNCFEIDSVFISEPNELTITETIVDVLCYNDSTGSISLTVGGGTNPYSYLWSNSVTSQDNNQLPYGQYFVTITDQHTCTLINSFNIIQPLSALSLELDSVDVLCFGDTTGCTNVSAYGGTSAYSYLWSNGVTLTNICNLNAGWYSVTVEDFNQCNIIDSIIVNQPQFPISSTITTVNVNCFGDTTGSIDLSVFGGTSAYSFVWSESSTTEDIDSLLAGIYYVTITDANMCNLVSNVNITEPISGLNLELDSTDVDCYGNFTGAIDLTISGATPGYSYIWSTGSTNQDINNLQANSYVVIVTDANNCIEIDSIIVVEPTELTIDDSIVHIGCYGDTSGSINLQIYGGNPGYSIEWSNSLTTNQIVNLSNGTYLVTITDTKFCTLTDSFIVNQPLSELLATTDTAIDVLCFGDSTGSINIFPLGGTSPYFYNWSNTETTQNISNLNVGNYQLTITDNNGCVFNYNDTINQPDSIEIIINNITNVFCFGDSTGSIEISVSGGIAGYTYIWNNGATTEDINDLINNTYSVIVSDQNDCLMYDTFIVTQTMDIIIISLDDIIDVDCYNQFTGSIDISVTGGTPAYSYLWSNNSSSQDLNGLGFGEFILTVTDAFDCEMLDTFYIQQPESAVSLTIDNIEDVKCYSENTGFIDIQCQGGTPGYSYNWSNSSSNEDISNLYAGQYFLTVLDNNNCTLIDTFTISQPYALMMEASVSSYSGYGVKCFNDSNGMIEINTFNGTSPYSFEWSNGSTNEDIYNLFEGNYSITISDFYNCEIDTTIKITEPNPIDVVYSTQESYCPDSHDGLISINIAGGIEPYSYLWSNNKTTEEISNLYAGNYSIVVSDSNQCTYYEEFDLQNLYDACIFIPNVITPNGDGANDKWEIRGSHLYPNIEVELYNRWGQLIWKSEKGYNNKWNGTSDGQPVPINAYWYVVKLGGNIEPIVGHVSVLR
- a CDS encoding PorP/SprF family type IX secretion system membrane protein; the protein is MKLYKIFILLFLVSITAKSQQLPMYSQFLTNSFAYNPAVTGSDNFSAIRLTSRMQWIGIKDAPKTTTLSMHSRIGRTNFYNNTGRVRNTTKFNKKGDVVKTKKISFKGQEAIGAMIFTDKNGPFTRSGILLTGAYHFEFKRFRNRKNQATKFAVGLGLSLFQFRLNEEDFQPFTIDDQALTYGIESSMIPDLNLGFYFYNSEYFIGYSIANMIEAKVKLGGNHYGVNEIVKHNYLSAGYKYNIKRDLDIQSSILIKSTSYSASQVDFNIKMFLKKIQFGLSYRNNGDLASIFSIKYGLYFFGYSYDFSFKNMTSYSFGTHEIVLGYNLEESLFRGK